ATCATTCTTACtccaaatcaaattaattaatctaAGTGTAACTTTGCTACGTTTGGTTTGgaggataaaataaactaatgattagtacGTAAATGATAAAAGAAATCATTGTGATAGAAATGTAATATATAATGTAAAATTGTATtttgtttggtatgatttttaagtgttggataattttgaattttttgatgaaataacaaaatttttttgaatttttaagcgGCGGGGGTCAGCCGTCAGTAGGCGGCGGCCGACCGGAGCTGGTCGACCGACGGCGGCGGTCGACCTGCGACGACTGCGGTATTCAGGCGGTCGGCCGGCAGTAGGCGGCGTCGGTGGTCGTCGTCCGGCGACAGTCGGCGGTGCCGGCGGTCGGTCGTGGCGGTGAGTTTGAATATaagagaagggtaaaattggaaaaataggatGAATTAAGAGTTGTATAAATAATCCTAAGGGGTGaggagtgattattttatcacactTTATACAACCTAATCATTTACAGGAGGAATTgagttggttaaataaaaatcgtaTCAAACGCTTGATTAGGTgggtttaaaaatcataaacacaCCTAATCCCATGAACCAAACGCCCCTTAGAGTATAGCACAAATGTATATCCAAAAATTCACATACGTACATGTGGGATCAATGATTTTGTTATGCTGACCCCACATATAAGAATGAATAAGGAGTTGTGTTGGTATGAAAAGATTTGAATTTGAGTGGGCATTTAAGGATGATTTGTTATTGAATGGATTTGAAATCAAtcacaatttatttttaaaaaaataattagttGGGATTTGAAGTCTATTAGCAAATTAAGTTGTCCAAACAAACAAAGGATTTGTTTATTATGGATTGAAACATTAAACTTCATATTTATCGATTCAAATGCAACCCTTAAACATATTATGAAAGGTAAATGTTAAAAAAGTAAATAATAAGGAAGCAATTATATGTGTCATTTTATGAATTATGAATTTTTCCGTTGTCTCTTGGCAAAGTGACTTCcgattattttttatgttaggtTTGTCGTCGTCCGAAACAATGATACTCATGTGAAAAGTATTCAACTCATTCTTTTTTCTCCATGACGAAGAACTCATGACCATTAATATTTAGAAGTACATTGGGTAAATATCATACATTTTTAGCAGCCTAGGCatcttttttgaaaaaaaacaaacataaaaactcagatgagacggtctcatagaTAAATTATGTGAGACGTATTATAAAACTACTCGATTCatgcaaaaaaattattttttatcgtagatttactCATGAACTAATAGCATGGAATCATGCCTAAaacattatttatatatatatatatataaaaactttGGATTAGATATATGATAGATGCAACAAACAATTAGTATGTTGTGTGTGTGACGAGAACAAAACATAATCTTAAACCTGTCCACTCAAGAATAGACGTGCAGtacatgataaataatatatatttatcattattattatttttttttaaaaaggtaaatattattaaataaaataataataaaaatgaaatattctGAGTTTGTCTCCGTGATTCAATTTGCCCAGATCTCCACTCCTCCGCCTCTCTATATAAACCTTTCCATCCAACCTCCTCTCTCTCAAAACCTTACActattttcattttaatttaatttttattattaatcgaATTTAATAATATCTACTTCCTCTGGTTTCTTCAATGGCGGAAACTCTTACTCAACCAAAACGCCATAGAGAAGAACAACCCCAGCCCCTTGATTTCCAAGACTCGTACCCAAATACAAAGCGCCACAAGCCTTACAACACCATACTCTCTCTTCTCGAGGAAGAAGAAGACGAGACAGAGCCCACCCCGGAGCTTCCGAGTGAAGATCTCTCGGCCATGTTCACGACCCTTCAGCAAGAACTCTCTTCCTCCACGGCCTTCGACGACTTCGATTTCGTACCCTGCACGGCGGTGGAGGTGGCTGACCTAGCTGCACACCACCAGAAAAGCACCGAATCCTCCACCTCCGCCGTCTGCAGCCCGAGATCCGGCGACGGGGAAGGAGAGGAGGATGAGGGGGCTAAATCGGTCATCAGGCATCTTCTCGAAGCCTCTGATGATGAGCTCGGGATTCCAAACAGAGAGGATAATGACGTTGGGTTGAAATCTGGGGAAAATTTTCCTTTTGCTTTCACTGATCATGGGCTGTGGGAACTTGAAGACGAGACTGCTAACTACTACACAGTCTTGCAGTCTGAGCTGTTCATGTAGCTTTTGTTCCCCCTTTTCTCTTGGGGCTATTAAATGGAAATTAGATAATATTTAGGGATGTAACTATAAAAAAAAGGAATCAAGGGGTGacgcaggaaaaagaaaatggagGCGATTTTGTGTTTGCACTTTGGTCCCTATTCTTTCGTAGAATAGCTGTTTTACCCCTTGTTAGGACATATGTTAAAAAAAAGTAGACGTTAAGAAAAAGGAAATGATTGATTCCCCAACGTGGATACTTGATATTTGACAATTAtgtatgcatatatatatattaatatatatatataaattaaaattttgtgagaaaattattaaattaattttaacatCCTTTTAGGCTAACTGTATTCACCTTTtgttaaaaatacaaaaaataccTCATATAAAGTTAATACTATCTtagattatatttttattttaaaaattaagaaTAAAACTCTCAATTAAACATGTCTAGTTTTATAACATAAGAGCTAAATATGAAAGTAGGTTTTTGTGATACTGGTTTTACGAATTTTTACATGTGAGACGGGTGAATTCTACTGATACGGGTGAATTCTACGTAATACTCTTaacgtaaaaaataatatttttttatggatgattcaAACAAGAGAtttatctcataaaatacgacacgtgagaccgtctcacacaaattttttgcttaaatatgattgattttttaaaaaaatgaaagatgtttaaatcttttaatattttttagtaGCTTCAATTTTTTGTCTTTTGGATTTTTCCTAACAAGAGTTGTTGCAAGTAGCAAAATTCTCACATTAACATCATAACCTAACCTAAAAATATATTTAGGAGAAAGTTTTGGTCGTACCAAACTAATTTGTATTAAAAGTTGCAAATTATATAAAATCCATGTTTTTAAAAACAGATCGATGTCGAGAATAGATCACTGCTCCGATCTGAATTACACTTCAAAAATCGATCGAACAGGTGAACCGATTAAAAATCGATCgaatttgttattattattttttagaatatttgtttttagaatttaattgtttcttaatttaaaatattaattttatttttgttatatatatatatatgattattttgattttaaattttgttaaaaatattattttagtagTATTAGATCttattttatttgtaatttttgtttagtatatatatgtattttatttgatattttgaatATATGTATGCATtagattttaaatgttggtaaatattttttaaaatttttagaatctaaaatatattatttattatagtatatcattattttatataatataaattgaaatcattccaatcttattttaaaatagatcGGTTCGATCACCGGTCCGATTATGAAAacattgatataaaatataataattaattaaaatttaaataactttaattattatattttattttttaaaaaaaaggaaaatgatttattactcaaataaaaaaatatcactctaaatcaaaatctcgcgttgaaatttaaaacgacataaaaagaagaagaagatttcAAGATTAGGtttctaaattttaatattagtCACTTGGCCCTAAATAATAGAATAAATTTGTAGTAtgttaatttgattatt
The Primulina tabacum isolate GXHZ01 chromosome 9, ASM2559414v2, whole genome shotgun sequence DNA segment above includes these coding regions:
- the LOC142556784 gene encoding uncharacterized protein LOC142556784; translation: MAETLTQPKRHREEQPQPLDFQDSYPNTKRHKPYNTILSLLEEEEDETEPTPELPSEDLSAMFTTLQQELSSSTAFDDFDFVPCTAVEVADLAAHHQKSTESSTSAVCSPRSGDGEGEEDEGAKSVIRHLLEASDDELGIPNREDNDVGLKSGENFPFAFTDHGLWELEDETANYYTVLQSELFM